The Candidatus Methylomirabilota bacterium genome has a window encoding:
- the miaB gene encoding tRNA (N6-isopentenyl adenosine(37)-C2)-methylthiotransferase MiaB: MPKLHLITYGCQMNEYDSERVAGLLKRERYELTEVAEEADLILLNTCAIREKAEDKVFSRLGQLRTLKQQRPEILIGVMGCMAQLWQGKILERAPQVDLVFGSAAVARVAELVEQARAADAPIVEVREAPLVKLTAKPDRPGQLKAFVTVMEGCEKFCTFCVVPVTRGRERSHPPEAVLAEVRELAAAGVREVTLLGQTVNAYGRDLTPATDLAALLERIDEVEGIERIRFTTSNPYNLTARLIRAIRDLPKVVEYLHLPLQSGSDRVLERMNRGYTSARYLALIAELTETVPGIALSTDLIVGFPGETDQDFERTVDVVERVRYDNVFAFRYSRRPGTAAADMSDQVPDDVKARRNARILEVATRVGAERSRTLEGRVLPVLVDGRSRKDPGELTGRTRCNRVVNFDAHGRDLLGTVVPVLVTRALPHSLRGELAGAAAAAPGVTEGRVLAAAV, from the coding sequence ATGCCAAAACTTCACCTGATCACCTACGGCTGCCAGATGAACGAGTACGACTCCGAGCGCGTCGCGGGTCTGCTCAAGCGTGAGCGCTACGAGCTCACCGAGGTGGCTGAGGAAGCCGACCTCATCCTGCTCAACACGTGCGCGATCCGCGAGAAGGCGGAGGACAAGGTCTTCTCGCGCCTGGGGCAGCTCCGAACGCTGAAGCAGCAGCGGCCCGAGATCCTGATCGGCGTGATGGGCTGCATGGCGCAGCTCTGGCAGGGGAAGATCCTGGAGCGCGCGCCCCAGGTAGATCTGGTATTCGGTTCCGCCGCGGTCGCGCGTGTCGCCGAGCTGGTCGAGCAGGCACGGGCGGCGGACGCGCCCATCGTGGAGGTCCGCGAGGCGCCGCTGGTCAAGCTGACCGCCAAGCCCGACCGCCCGGGGCAGCTCAAGGCCTTCGTCACGGTGATGGAGGGGTGCGAGAAGTTCTGCACCTTCTGCGTCGTGCCGGTGACGCGGGGGCGCGAACGCAGCCATCCGCCGGAGGCCGTCCTGGCGGAGGTGCGCGAGCTGGCGGCGGCGGGGGTGCGCGAGGTGACGCTGCTCGGGCAGACGGTCAACGCCTATGGCCGTGATCTTACGCCGGCGACCGACCTGGCGGCGCTCCTGGAGCGAATCGACGAGGTCGAAGGCATTGAGCGCATCCGGTTCACCACCTCGAACCCATACAACCTCACCGCCCGGCTGATCCGCGCCATCCGCGACCTTCCGAAGGTGGTCGAATACCTGCACCTGCCGCTCCAGTCTGGCTCAGATCGCGTGCTCGAGCGCATGAACCGCGGCTACACCTCCGCGCGCTACTTGGCGCTGATCGCCGAGCTCACGGAGACGGTGCCCGGCATCGCGCTCTCGACCGATCTCATCGTGGGGTTTCCCGGCGAGACGGACCAGGACTTCGAGCGGACGGTCGACGTCGTCGAGCGGGTCCGCTACGACAACGTCTTCGCCTTCCGCTACTCTCGCCGACCCGGCACGGCCGCCGCCGATATGAGCGACCAGGTGCCGGACGACGTCAAGGCGAGACGGAACGCGCGCATTCTCGAGGTCGCGACCCGTGTCGGCGCCGAGCGCAGCCGGACGCTTGAGGGCCGGGTGCTGCCGGTGCTCGTGGACGGCCGCTCCCGCAAGGACCCGGGCGAGCTGACGGGCCGCACCCGGTGCAACCGCGTGGTCAACTTCGACGCCCACGGTCGCGATCTTCTGGGCACGGTGGTGCCCGTGCTCGTCACCCGGGCGCTGCCGCACAGCCTCCGCGGCGAGCTGGCCGGCGCCGCCGCCGCCGCCCCCGGCGTCACCGAAGGCCGCGTGCTCGCGGCGGCGGTCTAG
- a CDS encoding bifunctional nuclease family protein, which translates to MWLEMKVKGLALDPLSNMPIIILRDEEEKRSLPIWVGLFEANAIALELEKISTARPMTHDLIKNILEALDARVVKVEVNDLRENTFFAVIHLQLGSAEITVDSRPSDAIALALRVSAPIFVDEEVVAKAKNVEVAKEQELGGSKTDDQAKIKEWLDSIKPGDFGKIERGRDPNAPDD; encoded by the coding sequence ATGTGGCTCGAGATGAAGGTCAAGGGACTGGCGCTGGACCCTCTCTCCAACATGCCGATCATCATCCTGCGCGACGAGGAGGAGAAGCGCTCGCTGCCCATCTGGGTCGGGCTCTTCGAGGCCAACGCCATCGCGCTCGAGCTCGAGAAGATCTCGACGGCGCGGCCCATGACGCACGACCTGATCAAGAACATCCTCGAGGCGCTCGACGCCCGCGTGGTCAAGGTCGAGGTCAACGACCTCCGGGAGAACACCTTCTTCGCGGTCATCCACCTCCAGCTGGGATCGGCCGAGATCACCGTCGACTCGCGCCCGTCGGACGCCATCGCGCTCGCGCTCAGGGTGTCGGCCCCGATCTTCGTGGACGAGGAAGTCGTGGCCAAGGCCAAGAACGTCGAGGTCGCCAAGGAGCAGGAGCTCGGCGGCAGCAAGACCGACGACCAGGCGAAGATCAAGGAATGGCTCGATTCCATCAAGCCGGGAGACTTCGGCAAGATCGAGCGCGGCCGTGATCCCAACGCCCCGGATGACTAG